The Triticum aestivum cultivar Chinese Spring chromosome 5A, IWGSC CS RefSeq v2.1, whole genome shotgun sequence genomic sequence GGCCTAGAACCCATCCAGGTCAGGCTGGTAGCGTTAACGAACCCACGCGTTTGTTTTCACATTTCCAGGGTTTTCTAACATTCCTCGTAGCCACGCAAGCTGGCGCGGCGACGTAATTAACGTGTCTCACTATCCTGTCTGTGGCCAATAGGGCAAGATGCCTAAGTCTAGGTATGACGTGTCACTTCCATTTGCTTGCTTTTgttagtactagcaagatgtctgtgcattgcacggaacatcaagatgcattttttttaataaaacatatgttgtgattgacccatgtgggAGTAATTCTATgtataaaaactaatgatatctcgagaaagaggagagaaAATGTAAGGAGGAGTGAGacatggtggtgattggtggtcggaccgAGAGGAGGCATGGGGATGGGTGACGTCGGCAGCGGCCGCCATGCCaaattgttccagaggcttccttttatAATTGTTCAACAATAAAGTTGTGGAAAAAATAAGGATGAACGAGGAATGACCTTATCTGCAAATGTTGAGAGatgtgcgggcatctttttgcaaatttAGAGCAACTGCaatggggcgacccaaacggatGGCGCATTTGTCCGTTTTtggtccgtttgggtcggccgcccgtccagcgtccgcccagttttgcatttgggtcggcaatgcgcccaacgcgccgacccatttcatgtccgcattcAACTTTTGAATTAAAAAAGACCCGCggccgatcatgccagcggccatatctcatgccggcaccatgccagcaCTGGCATACAATGCCGGCTTCAGAAAATACCACAGTTCCTGCTGGCGCACTCGCTCGCCAGCCGGCCGACACACATGCCAGCACGCAAAAAATGGTGGGACTTGGAGTTCGACCACGCCACCGCGGCTCCCGTGGTCATGCCCgcacacctgccggcatacaaaaaGATGGCCCTCGACGCCATAGATCAGTTGTCCtggaacttgagcatgtcggcctgcatcttcttgaACCACGGCCTTTTCCTTGGCGACAAggcgttgagatccaccttcatgatctccaccccggtcatcatgcttgcaagagccacttctttcgcctttgtctggcgttggcggcctcgatctctagcatcttggcttgcttctcggcctcgagctcgaacatcttggcttgcttctcggcgtcaaggtcaagcctcctcctttggatctccatgaaagcgCTTATTTGCTCTTCTTTgaaacgccggcgctcctcctcccttgagtccttcttattcatcatgtcttccacgcttgcgatcaaggcgttggtggccgcatctcgcttgtcctccttcttggagttggtcttcccccgcggccgtgccggctcgccctccccaacatcctccacGGCGCCCATCCCCCCACGTGACTTGAGCGCGGCATATTGTGCCTTGAACTTCTCTTCGTCCTTGATGACAcgatagcaatgggagaggttgaagcacttgccattgtgttgaaccttgaatgcctccaaagcttgaaatgcctacaaaatgtttccatgcaagcatatgggcaagtgaTAGCAAATGAAGACGTAAAAAATGATCTTGATGGCACAAAAGAGGCCGACTTGCTTGctatcataccatgtcttgcacgccgatgccgctcacggggcgggccttgacgctctcaagggtggcacaaaacttgttgcccTCTTGTTGGATTACCATCCACCGCTTCGAAATGGagacccacccgcgcgtgctcacaaATTGGTAGGGTGGAAACTTCTTGCGGTGCACACGAGTTcaaaaggttgaatgcttttgctcggtgcccgtctttgggtcttgtccaatgtctcgccaacactcgcaTAGAAGCTTGTCCTCGGCAGCTGTTTACGCCTTCGTGCgtttgctcttgcgcttcggcttcggcccggcggcttggttggcgagctcgtcctcaaacaaagactccacttcgatgtcgcactcgtcctcttcctctagcccatagtcgtccgggaactcgtggtcgagggggaagccgtccaggtcgatgccgacctgatcacgcatgaaggccaCCTGATagggatcatagccagcggccggcgtgaacgCCACGCGGCCGGCCTGGCTTTGCGTCTCCTCAGGATCGTAGCCAGCGCCCGgcgcaccaccctcgaagatgaggtgttgcatgtagtcctcgtcgacggCGGACGACATTTCCTCGAACAGGTTGCAGACGTCCGGGAAACCGCCGGCCGGCGTCTATCGCGCGCGTTTCCTCGCGCCGCCGGATGACGAGCCACCGACcaccggggcggcgttgaggtcgatgggcgcgggcgcgggtgtggaaggcgcgaccacgctcacgtcgggtgagcactccccggagaggcgggaggtctgcgggtagacgtggaagccggggaccGGGTTGCAAGCCGATGCGCGGGGTGAGTCGGGCATCACCATCCGAGGAAATgccgacgagccggtgctggccgcggtgacggcggcttggacgaggtggtgctggctagggtttaccccAAGCATGTAAAGCGCCTCCCTCGTTACAGcggcgacgcgggcgttggtgaactcctgttgcgcggcggcggcagcggcctgCGCAAcggcctcatccctcgcgtccgcggcgTGCCTCTGTCCCTTCCTCTTGTCCGACTCCCTTGGCCGATGTTCGGGCGTCAGCGCTTTCTTCGACTTGGTCGCCGCGGcggtcttgcgcggggcacgaggcttgcctttcccggaGGGGGCGACGGCGCCGAACGAGGCAAGGgaggcgaggtcggcggcggcgtcgaggtcgaggtcgaggtcgatggcgtcctcCATTGCTGGTTTGGGGGCGGGGGGACGCGCTCTGGCGGGAGTGTTTTTGGGAAAATGGGGGAAAATGGTTGTGGCTGGCACCGACAGGCGGGCCCggggagaggagtaggcgcgcgcgcgcgtccgtctcgtgtccgccctgacgcaaatccggctcaaaaatgggcctGGAATGGGTCGCCCGCAGACGAAAAAcgggcgcgcgtccgtttgggtcggcgcgttgggccgccacttttgtccgcgtCGACCCAAACAGACgtgggcggacgaaatgggtcgcctcaTTGAAGTTGCTCTTATCATAgattgctttctatccgtcagatatagatcgaaggGTATATCTTGtaagatgacaggcacaccattatcatcaactcgttttttataagagtagaaatTATAAGATGACAAGTCACTACTAGTGGACATGTGGACACGGTACAGGTTTCCAGTTTCTTCCAGCGAATAGTGGTGGCAGTTGGCGTGTCGTTTTCGTGACCATAAGAGGCAAGCAGGCACAACTTTGATTGCACGATATAATACCTATCTATGTCAAGATCATCCATCGCTCACCCAGTGGACGCCGCTGAGTGTGAGGAAGCAGGTGGCTCTCTGGGCCTCCTTCAAAAAATCCTATGGCCAAGTGTGGTTGATGCCAGGatatttcttcctcttcttgtggCGACCATGGTGACAACACGGCAAGAATGAGTGAGATATTTCAGTGGCCAGTGCTGACTGTCCTTCAGAAAACGACCTTTGCCTGGGGGAGGACGTTTGCTAAAAATAGAAATGAGAGGTCCCTAAAAGATAAAATAAAAGAAAGGACGTTTGCTAAAAATAGAAAAAGAAGTGGCCAGTGCCTCGCGTGTGTCAGCGTGAGTGCATTTCCACCCGAGTGACGCGCCGGGTAGCCGCCGCGCTCTCGCCTATATATGCTTGCCCCGCCGCACTCCCATTCTCTCAGTAAAAACACCATCGCTCAACGTGCTCAACCATCTCCACTAGCTCTCGACTCAGATGGACGTCGCCGACGCtgcctccaagtccggccagcatGAGCAGGGTCACAGGACGGTGTCGTCGGAGCCGCCGAAGCGGCCGGCGGGGCGGACCAAGTTGCACGAGACGCGCCACCCGCTGTACCGGGGCGTGCGGCGCCGTGGCCGGGTCGGGCAGTGGGTGTGCGAGGTGCGCGTGCCCGGGGTGAAGGGCTCCAGGCTCTGGCTCGGCACCTTCACCACCGCCGAGATGGCGGCGCGCGCGCACGACGCCGCGGTGCTCGCGCTCTCCGGCCGCGCCGCCTGCCTCAACTTCGCCGACTCCGCATGGCGGATGCTGCCCGTGCTTGCGGCCGAATCGTTCGGCTTCGGCAGCGCGCGGGAGATCAAGcttgccgtcgccgttgccgtcgtTGCGTTCCAGCAGCAGCAGATTATTCTTCCAGTCGCGTGTCCAACGGTGGAGGCGGCCGCCAGCCCGAGCAACTCTCTGTTTTACATGTCGTCCGTCGACTTGCTGGAGCTCGACGAGGAGCAGTGGTTTGGCGGCATGGACGCTGGGTCGTACTACGAGAGCTTGGCGCAGGGGATGCTCATGGCGCCGCCGGACGACAGAGCGAGGCGGGAGGACGCCGAGCAGACCGGCGTCGAGACACCGACGCCGTTATGGAGCTATTTGTTTGACTAATTCAGCAC encodes the following:
- the LOC100125707 gene encoding dehydration-responsive element-binding protein 1B; its protein translation is MDVADAASKSGQHEQGHRTVSSEPPKRPAGRTKLHETRHPLYRGVRRRGRVGQWVCEVRVPGVKGSRLWLGTFTTAEMAARAHDAAVLALSGRAACLNFADSAWRMLPVLAAESFGFGSAREIKLAVAVAVVAFQQQQIILPVACPTVEAAASPSNSLFYMSSVDLLELDEEQWFGGMDAGSYYESLAQGMLMAPPDDRARREDAEQTGVETPTPLWSYLFD